In Populus alba chromosome 9, ASM523922v2, whole genome shotgun sequence, a genomic segment contains:
- the LOC118032391 gene encoding large ribosomal subunit protein eL30, which produces MVAAKKTKKTHESINNRLALVMKSGKYTLGYKTVLKSLRNSKGKLIIISNNCPPLRKSEIEYYAMLAKVGVHHYNGNNVDLGTACGKYFRVCCLSIIDAGDSDIIKSVPGDH; this is translated from the exons ATGGTGGCCGCCAAGAAGACA AAGAAGACTCATGAGTCTATCAATAACAGACTGGCCCTGGTCATGAAGAGTGGAAAATACACTCTGGGGTACAAGACTGTGCTGAAATCTCTCAGAAACTCAAAGG GGAAGCTTATCATCATCTCCAACAATTGTCCTCCTCTGAGAAAGTCTGAGATTGAATATTATGCTATGTTGGCTAAGGTTGGAGTTCATCACTACAATGGAA ATAATGTTGACTTGGGCACTGCCTGTGGAAAATATTTCAGAGTATGCTGCCTCAGCATTATTGATGCAG GTGATTCCGATATCATCAAGAGCGTACCTGGTGATCATTGA
- the LOC118032390 gene encoding uncharacterized protein, translating into MESFTAEDLSTIGGIATVSLLHSFIPTHWLPFSIVGRAQKWTLTRTLLVTAFGAVLHVLSTSLLGITAITMANTIAGEETVHKLASLLLIILGGCYMILFLSGKGGHSHSHNQPMEKMAVAGLVLVPALSPCATTLPVFLAVGNSSSMMVLAIIVLLFSTITVMTSLVALSFYGASQLKFHWVERYDKLLVGSVLCLVGILTLIFHDHDHQGHGDFSGEHLNRKLIGL; encoded by the exons ATGGAGAGTTTCACCGCAGAAGATCTGTCAACAATCGGAGGAATCGCCACTGTTTCTCTTCTCCACTCTTTCATTCCAACACATTGGCTTCCTTTCTCTATTGTCGGGCGTGCCCAGAAATGGACTCTCACCAGAACTCTCCTTGTCA CTGCATTTGGGGCAGTTTTGCATGTGCTATCCACTTCACTTCTTGGTATAACAGCAATTACTATGGCGAATACTATAGCTGGTGAAGAAACAGTTCACAAACTTGCTTCGCTTTTGCTTATAATTCTTGGTGGTTGTTATATGATACTGTTTCTGTCTGGGAAAGGAGGGCATAGTCATTCTCATAACCAGCCTATGGAGAAAATGGCCGTTGCAGGGCTTGTCCTTGTTCCTGCATTATCTCCTTGTGCAACGACTCTCCCTGTTTTTCTTGCTGTTGGGAATTCATCCTCCATGATGGTGCTTGCCATTATTGTGCTGCTATTCAG CACAATAACTGTGATGACATCTCTTGTGGCTCTATCATTCTACGGTGCCAGCCAGCTGAAGTTTCACTGGGTTGAGCGATACGACAAACTTCTTGTTGGTTCAGTTCTATGTTTGGTAGGAATCTTGACGCTTATTTTCCATGATCATGATCACCAAGGACATGGAGATTTCTCAGGGGAGCATTTGAATAGGAAACTCATCGGCCTTTGA
- the LOC118032388 gene encoding NDR1/HIN1-like protein 13 yields the protein MADRVYPRDDSPPQTTELKPPPPPPQEEEDQAHHPQSPRKLAGPQSEKPVQPPAGTYVIQIPKDQVYRVPPPENAQRFERLSRRKPRRSHCCCCLCWFLSFLAAFLFLVGLAAAILYLVFRPESPDYSIERVSISGLNLTSSGPISPEFDVTVRANNPNNKIGIYYEKGSSVNVYNDGVKMAAGSLPVFYQDKNNVTVFVTSLKGSAIELTSGVRTALVNGVNKGTVPFNLVLRAPVKFKVGSVKTWKITVKVDCDLTVDKLTASAKIGSKSCDYGVDLW from the coding sequence ATGGCCGACCGAGTTTATCCTCGTGATGATTCACCACCACAGACTACCGAGCTCaagccgccgccgccgccgccccAGGAAGAGGAGGATCAAGCACATCACCCACAGTCACCGAGGAAACTTGCCGGACCTCAGTCAGAGAAACCGGTCCAACCACCAGCAGGAACTTACGTCATCCAGATCCCTAAAGACCAAGTCTACCGAGTTCCGCCACCGGAAAATGCTCAACGCTTCGAACGTCTCTCCCGCCGTAAGCCCCGCCGCAGCCATTGCTGCTGTTGTCTCTGCTGGTTCCTCTCATTCCTCGCTGCCTTCCTCTTCCTCGTCGGCCTCGCTGCAGCTATCCTCTACCTCGTTTTCCGACCCGAGTCGCCGGATTATTCAATTGAGCGTGTCTCCATTTCGGGGTTAAATCTGACGTCATCAGGACCGATCTCTCCGGAATTTGACGTTACTGTGAGAGCTAATAACCCTAACAATAAAATTGGAATTTATTACGAAAAAGGAAGTTCCGTTAATGTTTACAACGACGGCGTTAAAATGGCCGCGGGATCGTTACCTGTCTTCTACCAAGACAAAAACAATGTGACGGTGTTTGTAACGTCGTTAAAGGGATCTGCTATTGAGTTAACGAGTGGTGTTCGTACGGCTCTAGTCAACGGGGTTAATAAAGGAACTGTGCCGTTTAATCTGGTATTGAGGGCTCCGGTCAAGTTTAAGGTTGGGTCTGTTAAGACATGGAAGATTACTGTCAAAGTTGACTGTGATTTGACGGTGGATAAGTTAACGGCTTCTGCGAAGATTGGGTCTAAAAGTTGTGATTATGGTGTGGATTTGTGGTAG
- the LOC118032387 gene encoding uncharacterized protein isoform X2, translating into MGASNSKTEEDKVLQLCRERKRFVRRALDGRCSLAAAHIMYIQSLRSTGTAIRKFVEPEVLFESSLYTSTNATPEPLALTKSISHFSVSSPSLSHPVDAAENLSPSPSPPSSSRIQAHHMKFRGFSSKKVEEKSPVVVTGTVTSSSTPQNTTPRSTEKHGTSQFEDSSVPPGIQQWDYFELFHPIDQQFSFQDGRQMNHGLDSADDLIRLGEEEGIPELEDEEEKASIHESAETEGSEDEFDDPPAETLVRSFENLNRVNDHVVPSASPTMPSAGSAASETELLNGEKGNSPGLSPLRTPLSAVAISADKKKTTMKEDQSANKVSPKDFFSSMKDIEYLFIKASESGNEVPRMLEANKLHFRPLAPGKENGSLASTVFKACFSCGEDPSQLQEEPAQKDQKFLTWHRTASSRSSSSRNPLGLNAKDDSDDQAGNLFDNFCMISGSHASTLDRLYAWERKLYDEVKASEMLRREYDMRCRTLRQLESSGKSLHNIKIDKTRAVVKDLHSRIRVALHRIDSISKRIEELRDKELQPQLEELIEGLSRMWEVMFECHKLQLNIITVAFNNGNAKFSIRSESHRQVINSWLFKCVFFTQKPTKRKRKQTPPSMALRSKGPPVYATCGAWLDGLTDLPVKEVAESIRLLAAETAHFLPRQEKNQGKKSKFSSWKGDNGSESAVNMLRDEASEDFILGFEHFRSSLEGFLGQLNNFAEKSVEMYAKLEEEIHVVKSNYEREMSQQQAA; encoded by the exons ATGGGGGCTTCAAACTCTAAAACAGAAGAAGATAAGGTTTTGCAGCTTTGTCGTGAAAGAAAGAGATTTGTTAGGCGAGCACTTGATGGCAGGTGCTCACTAGCAGCTGCTCATATTATGTATATTCAGTCATTGAGAAGTACAGGAACTGCTATTAGGAAGTTCGTTGAACCTGAAGTTCTGTTTGAATCTTCTTTGTACACCTCCACTAATGCAACGCCAGAGCCACTTGCTTTGACTAAGTCTATTTCCCATTTCTCAGTCTCCTCTCCATCTCTATCTCACCCTGTTGATGCAGCTGAAAACCTTTCTCCATCACCATCTCCTCCCAGCTCAAGTCGGATTCAGGCACATCATATGAAATTTAGGGgcttttcttctaaaaaagtTGAAGAGAAATCTCCTGTTGTTGTTACAGGGACAGTAACCTCATCCAGCACCCCCCAAAATACCACACCTCGTTCCACTGAAAAACATGGAACATCACAGTTTGAAGATTCATCAGTCCCACCAGGGATTCAACAATGGGATTACTTTGAACTTTTTCACCCGATTGACCAGCAATTTTCTTTCCAAGATGGAAGGCAAATGAACCATGGGTTGGACAGTGCTGATGATTTAATAAGGCTCGGGGAAGAGGAAGGAATTCCTGAGCtggaagatgaagaagagaaagcTTCGATTCATGAAAGTGCCGAGACAGAGGGTTCAGAAGATGAATTTGATGACCCTCCTGCAGAGACTTTGGTTCGAAGTTTTGAAAATCTTAATAGGGTAAATGATCATGTTGTGCCTAGTGCCTCACCAACCATGCCTTCTGCAGGGAGTGCAGCTTCAGAAACAGAGTTATTGAATGGGGAGAAAGGTAACTCTCCTGGTTTGTCACCATTAAGAACTCCATTGTCAGCAGTTGCTATTTCAGctgacaaaaagaaaacaacaatgaaGGAAGATCAATCAGCAAATAAGGTTTCCCCTAAGGACTTCTTTTCAAGCATGAAAGATATTGAATATCTCTTTATAAAAGCTTCTGAATCTGGGAATGAAGTTCCAAGGATGCTTGAAGCCAATAAATTGCATTTCCGTCCATTAGCCCCTGGAAAAGAAA ATGGATCTCTGGCCTCTACAGTCTTCAAGGCCTGTTTTTCTTGCGGGGAAGACCCTAGTCAACTGCAAGAAG AGCCTGCCCAAAAGGATCAGAAGTTCTTAACTTGGCATAGGACGGCATCGTCACGGTCATCTTCATCCAGGAATCCTCTTGGATTAAATGCCAAGGATGATTCAGATGATCAGGCTGGCAatctttttgataatttttgtaTGATCTCCGGCAGTCATGCTTCTACCTTGGACAGGCTATATGCGTGGGAGAGGAAACTTTATGATGAAGTGAAG GCTAGTGAGATGCTCAGAAGGGAGTATGACATGCGCTGTAGAACTTTAAGACAACTGGAATCCAGTGGAAAAAGTCTCCATAatatcaaaattgataaaactcGTGCTGTTGTTAAAGATCTGCACTCGAGAATCAGAGTTGCCCTTCACAGAATTGATTCCATATCAAAGAGGATTGAGGAATTACGGGACAAAGAGCTCCAGCCACAACTTGAGGAATTAATTGAAGG GCTGAGTCGGATGTGGGAAGTGATGTTTGAATGCCACAAGCTTCAGCTCAACATCATTACAGTAGCATTCAACAATGGTAACGCCAAATTCTCTATACGATCAGAGTCGCATCGGCAG GTTATAAACAGTTGGCTTTTTAAATGTGTCTTTTTTACACAAAAACCTACcaagagaaaaaggaagcaaACGCCCCCTTCGATGGCCTTAAGATCAAAAGGCCCTCCTGTATATGCCACCTGTGGTGCCTGGTTGGACGGTCTAACTGACTTGCCTGTAAAGGAAGTTGCAGAATCTATAAGGCTTTTAGCAGCTGAAACTGCTCACTTTTTGCCACGCCAAGAGAAGAACCAAGGGAAGAAATCTAAATTCTCATCATGGAAGGGTGATAACGGAAGTGAATCAGCAGTTAACATGTTGAGAGATGAGGCCTCAGAggattttattttaggttttgagCATTTTCGATCAAGCTTGGAGGGATTTCTTGGCCAGTTGAACAACTTCGCTGAGAAATCTGTCGAGATGTATGCAAAACTTGAAGAGGAAATCCATGTTGTCAAGAGTAATTATGAAAGAGAGATGTCCCAACAGCAAGCTGCTTGA
- the LOC118032387 gene encoding uncharacterized protein isoform X1, with amino-acid sequence MGASNSKTEEDKVLQLCRERKRFVRRALDGRCSLAAAHIMYIQSLRSTGTAIRKFVEPEVLFESSLYTSTNATPEPLALTKSISHFSVSSPSLSHPVDAAENLSPSPSPPSSSRIQAHHMKFRGFSSKKVEEKSPVVVTGTVTSSSTPQNTTPRSTEKHGTSQFEDSSVPPGIQQWDYFELFHPIDQQFSFQDGRQMNHGLDSADDLIRLGEEEGIPELEDEEEKASIHESAETEGSEDEFDDPPAETLVRSFENLNRVNDHVVPSASPTMPSAGSAASETELLNGEKGNSPGLSPLRTPLSAVAISADKKKTTMKEDQSANKVSPKDFFSSMKDIEYLFIKASESGNEVPRMLEANKLHFRPLAPGKENGSLASTVFKACFSCGEDPSQLQEEPAQKDQKFLTWHRTASSRSSSSRNPLGLNAKDDSDDQAGNLFDNFCMISGSHASTLDRLYAWERKLYDEVKASEMLRREYDMRCRTLRQLESSGKSLHNIKIDKTRAVVKDLHSRIRVALHRIDSISKRIEELRDKELQPQLEELIEGLSRMWEVMFECHKLQLNIITVAFNNGNAKFSIRSESHRQVTVHLEKELSSLSSSFTKWIEAQMSYLQVINSWLFKCVFFTQKPTKRKRKQTPPSMALRSKGPPVYATCGAWLDGLTDLPVKEVAESIRLLAAETAHFLPRQEKNQGKKSKFSSWKGDNGSESAVNMLRDEASEDFILGFEHFRSSLEGFLGQLNNFAEKSVEMYAKLEEEIHVVKSNYEREMSQQQAA; translated from the exons ATGGGGGCTTCAAACTCTAAAACAGAAGAAGATAAGGTTTTGCAGCTTTGTCGTGAAAGAAAGAGATTTGTTAGGCGAGCACTTGATGGCAGGTGCTCACTAGCAGCTGCTCATATTATGTATATTCAGTCATTGAGAAGTACAGGAACTGCTATTAGGAAGTTCGTTGAACCTGAAGTTCTGTTTGAATCTTCTTTGTACACCTCCACTAATGCAACGCCAGAGCCACTTGCTTTGACTAAGTCTATTTCCCATTTCTCAGTCTCCTCTCCATCTCTATCTCACCCTGTTGATGCAGCTGAAAACCTTTCTCCATCACCATCTCCTCCCAGCTCAAGTCGGATTCAGGCACATCATATGAAATTTAGGGgcttttcttctaaaaaagtTGAAGAGAAATCTCCTGTTGTTGTTACAGGGACAGTAACCTCATCCAGCACCCCCCAAAATACCACACCTCGTTCCACTGAAAAACATGGAACATCACAGTTTGAAGATTCATCAGTCCCACCAGGGATTCAACAATGGGATTACTTTGAACTTTTTCACCCGATTGACCAGCAATTTTCTTTCCAAGATGGAAGGCAAATGAACCATGGGTTGGACAGTGCTGATGATTTAATAAGGCTCGGGGAAGAGGAAGGAATTCCTGAGCtggaagatgaagaagagaaagcTTCGATTCATGAAAGTGCCGAGACAGAGGGTTCAGAAGATGAATTTGATGACCCTCCTGCAGAGACTTTGGTTCGAAGTTTTGAAAATCTTAATAGGGTAAATGATCATGTTGTGCCTAGTGCCTCACCAACCATGCCTTCTGCAGGGAGTGCAGCTTCAGAAACAGAGTTATTGAATGGGGAGAAAGGTAACTCTCCTGGTTTGTCACCATTAAGAACTCCATTGTCAGCAGTTGCTATTTCAGctgacaaaaagaaaacaacaatgaaGGAAGATCAATCAGCAAATAAGGTTTCCCCTAAGGACTTCTTTTCAAGCATGAAAGATATTGAATATCTCTTTATAAAAGCTTCTGAATCTGGGAATGAAGTTCCAAGGATGCTTGAAGCCAATAAATTGCATTTCCGTCCATTAGCCCCTGGAAAAGAAA ATGGATCTCTGGCCTCTACAGTCTTCAAGGCCTGTTTTTCTTGCGGGGAAGACCCTAGTCAACTGCAAGAAG AGCCTGCCCAAAAGGATCAGAAGTTCTTAACTTGGCATAGGACGGCATCGTCACGGTCATCTTCATCCAGGAATCCTCTTGGATTAAATGCCAAGGATGATTCAGATGATCAGGCTGGCAatctttttgataatttttgtaTGATCTCCGGCAGTCATGCTTCTACCTTGGACAGGCTATATGCGTGGGAGAGGAAACTTTATGATGAAGTGAAG GCTAGTGAGATGCTCAGAAGGGAGTATGACATGCGCTGTAGAACTTTAAGACAACTGGAATCCAGTGGAAAAAGTCTCCATAatatcaaaattgataaaactcGTGCTGTTGTTAAAGATCTGCACTCGAGAATCAGAGTTGCCCTTCACAGAATTGATTCCATATCAAAGAGGATTGAGGAATTACGGGACAAAGAGCTCCAGCCACAACTTGAGGAATTAATTGAAGG GCTGAGTCGGATGTGGGAAGTGATGTTTGAATGCCACAAGCTTCAGCTCAACATCATTACAGTAGCATTCAACAATGGTAACGCCAAATTCTCTATACGATCAGAGTCGCATCGGCAGGTTACTGTCCATCTCGAAAAAGAACTAAGCTCTCTATCTTCAAGCTTTACAAAGTGGATTGAGGCTCAGATGTCGTACCTGCAGGTTATAAACAGTTGGCTTTTTAAATGTGTCTTTTTTACACAAAAACCTACcaagagaaaaaggaagcaaACGCCCCCTTCGATGGCCTTAAGATCAAAAGGCCCTCCTGTATATGCCACCTGTGGTGCCTGGTTGGACGGTCTAACTGACTTGCCTGTAAAGGAAGTTGCAGAATCTATAAGGCTTTTAGCAGCTGAAACTGCTCACTTTTTGCCACGCCAAGAGAAGAACCAAGGGAAGAAATCTAAATTCTCATCATGGAAGGGTGATAACGGAAGTGAATCAGCAGTTAACATGTTGAGAGATGAGGCCTCAGAggattttattttaggttttgagCATTTTCGATCAAGCTTGGAGGGATTTCTTGGCCAGTTGAACAACTTCGCTGAGAAATCTGTCGAGATGTATGCAAAACTTGAAGAGGAAATCCATGTTGTCAAGAGTAATTATGAAAGAGAGATGTCCCAACAGCAAGCTGCTTGA